A genomic region of Candidatus Bathyarchaeia archaeon contains the following coding sequences:
- a CDS encoding acyl-CoA dehydrogenase family protein yields the protein MDFKLTEEQMEIKRAAREFAEKEFTPELALEYDQKEEFPMELYKKAAKLGFTGMRIPQEYDGQGYGVLEECLVVEEFCRVDPGLGVAVSLGNLMVPDVLLKHGTEEQKEKYIPPLARGDKIAAAAFTEPEHGSDITKLDTTAVRVGDEWVINGSKQFITNAPIADTFIILCQTDPNATPPHRGQSLFLAEKGMPGLEATKLHGKMGIRPCVTGSLALSDLRVPANNLVGELNRGFYYALELFDGTRITVAAQAVGIAQGAFERALNYAKTRKQFGQPIINFQGVSFKLAEMAMKIETARLLTYKAAWIYDHEKPSPAATSMAKAYASRIAMEVTDDAIQIFGGYGYLADYHVERFHRCAKITEIYEGTSEIQKLTIINFLMK from the coding sequence ATGGACTTTAAGCTGACCGAGGAGCAAATGGAGATTAAACGGGCTGCCCGCGAATTCGCGGAAAAAGAGTTCACACCAGAACTAGCCCTAGAATACGACCAGAAAGAAGAGTTTCCGATGGAGCTTTACAAGAAAGCCGCCAAACTGGGCTTCACGGGCATGCGTATACCACAAGAGTATGATGGGCAAGGATACGGCGTACTAGAAGAATGCTTAGTCGTTGAAGAGTTCTGCCGCGTTGACCCAGGATTGGGAGTAGCTGTCTCCCTCGGAAACCTAATGGTCCCAGACGTCTTACTCAAGCACGGCACAGAAGAGCAAAAGGAAAAGTATATTCCGCCATTGGCTAGGGGTGACAAAATTGCTGCGGCAGCCTTCACGGAGCCGGAGCACGGAAGCGACATAACCAAATTAGACACTACAGCTGTTAGGGTTGGCGACGAATGGGTTATTAACGGCTCAAAACAGTTCATAACCAACGCTCCAATAGCCGACACCTTCATAATCCTATGCCAAACAGACCCCAACGCAACCCCACCCCACCGCGGACAAAGTCTTTTCTTAGCAGAGAAGGGCATGCCAGGTTTGGAAGCGACAAAACTTCATGGCAAGATGGGCATAAGACCATGCGTTACCGGTTCACTAGCTTTAAGCGACCTCCGCGTGCCCGCAAACAATCTTGTGGGCGAACTAAATAGGGGCTTTTATTATGCGCTTGAGCTTTTTGATGGAACCCGAATAACCGTGGCTGCCCAAGCCGTCGGCATAGCTCAAGGAGCCTTCGAAAGAGCCCTAAACTATGCTAAAACCCGCAAACAATTCGGACAGCCCATAATAAATTTCCAAGGTGTCTCCTTTAAGCTGGCTGAGATGGCTATGAAAATTGAAACAGCCCGTCTGCTTACATATAAGGCGGCTTGGATATACGACCATGAAAAACCCAGCCCAGCTGCAACTTCAATGGCTAAGGCCTACGCAAGCCGCATTGCCATGGAAGTCACAGATGACGCCATCCAAATATTTGGTGGTTATGGCTATTTGGCAGACTACCACGTGGAACGCTTCCATAGATGCGCAAAGATAACCGAAATTTACGAAGGCACAAGCGAAATCCAAAAGCTAACCATCATCAACTTCTTAATGAAATAG
- a CDS encoding inositol monophosphatase family protein has translation MKKEIDWITALIHCRDNVKKRITPLLEVARGQQQPTLGIGAGGDPIKQIDIEAEKAIVETLVRQGISFTLISEESGIREYGENPDENYVIADPIDGTTNLTRGIPFYATSIAVSTEPKLDTIHTALVADLFHGTTYTAEKGKGAYSNDEKIAPSKQVSLEDAVIGIDLNTYKAREVAPRLTSIIEKTKHIRHLGANALELCYVADGTTDAFIDIRGKLRTTDTAAAWLIIREAGALITTPDGKPLNAKLHPKEKLTFVASANQQIHEKILSLIKKG, from the coding sequence ATGAAGAAAGAGATCGACTGGATAACAGCACTAATCCATTGCAGAGACAACGTGAAAAAGCGGATAACCCCGCTTTTGGAAGTTGCTCGCGGACAACAGCAGCCAACCCTCGGTATTGGGGCTGGAGGCGATCCAATAAAACAGATTGACATAGAAGCTGAAAAAGCCATTGTGGAAACCCTTGTTAGGCAGGGCATATCCTTCACCTTGATAAGCGAGGAGTCTGGCATAAGGGAATACGGCGAAAATCCAGACGAAAATTATGTGATAGCAGACCCAATAGATGGGACAACAAACCTAACAAGGGGCATACCATTCTACGCAACTTCCATAGCAGTGTCCACAGAGCCAAAGCTAGACACGATTCACACGGCATTGGTGGCAGACCTCTTCCACGGCACAACATACACGGCGGAAAAGGGAAAAGGGGCATACAGCAACGATGAGAAAATAGCTCCTTCAAAACAGGTAAGCTTGGAGGATGCGGTGATAGGCATAGACCTAAACACTTACAAGGCGCGTGAAGTTGCACCGCGTCTAACAAGCATCATTGAGAAGACAAAGCACATACGCCACCTAGGAGCCAACGCCTTAGAGCTATGCTATGTGGCTGATGGAACAACAGACGCCTTCATCGACATCCGCGGAAAACTTAGGACAACAGACACGGCAGCCGCGTGGCTAATAATAAGGGAGGCTGGAGCACTAATCACAACACCAGACGGAAAGCCTTTAAACGCCAAACTACATCCAAAGGAAAAGCTGACCTTCGTGGCTTCCGCCAACCAGCAAATCCATGAGAAAATTTTAAGCCTAATAAAAAAGGGTTGA
- a CDS encoding electron transfer flavoprotein subunit beta/FixA family protein encodes MPLDIIVCVKHVPETAEAELKIDATGKGIEKAGLVFDINEWDDYALEEAVRIKEKFGGTVTAITVGPEDSESTLRKCLARGADKAIRLTDPKFAGSDAYATAKILYNVIKNLHFDLILTGAQAGDDGSAAVGPVLAELLGIPHATMVKKIEFSNGKAIVNRELEGGLEERLEVKLPALFAVQTGINEPRYVSIMGIRKAMQKEVKVMGLADIGLSENDVGEAGSWLRIERLYIPPVEKQAEFLKGSPDEIATKIVEILKSRGLI; translated from the coding sequence ATGCCGTTGGACATTATTGTTTGTGTTAAACATGTTCCAGAGACAGCAGAAGCGGAACTTAAAATTGACGCGACTGGAAAGGGTATAGAAAAGGCTGGTTTGGTCTTTGATATTAACGAGTGGGACGACTACGCCTTGGAAGAGGCTGTGCGTATAAAAGAGAAGTTCGGCGGAACAGTCACAGCCATAACGGTTGGACCAGAAGACTCTGAAAGCACACTTCGAAAATGTCTCGCTAGAGGCGCCGATAAGGCTATACGCCTTACAGACCCAAAGTTCGCCGGCTCAGACGCTTATGCAACCGCAAAAATCCTTTACAACGTAATTAAAAATCTCCACTTTGATTTGATCCTCACAGGAGCACAGGCTGGTGATGATGGAAGTGCTGCTGTTGGTCCCGTCTTAGCCGAGTTGCTTGGCATTCCACATGCCACTATGGTTAAGAAGATTGAGTTTAGCAACGGGAAAGCTATTGTTAACCGAGAGTTGGAGGGCGGTTTAGAAGAACGTTTAGAAGTTAAGTTGCCAGCGCTTTTCGCTGTTCAGACGGGCATTAATGAGCCACGTTACGTCTCCATTATGGGAATTCGCAAGGCTATGCAGAAAGAAGTCAAAGTTATGGGGTTGGCGGATATAGGTTTGAGCGAAAACGACGTTGGTGAGGCTGGGTCATGGCTTAGGATAGAGAGGCTCTATATTCCGCCAGTGGAGAAGCAGGCGGAGTTCCTCAAGGGAAGCCCGGACGAAATAGCCACGAAGATTGTTGAAATCTTAAAGTCTAGGGGGCTGATTTAG
- a CDS encoding 3-hydroxyacyl-CoA dehydrogenase: protein MAEKLKKAAVIGSGAMGHGITQLLAMSGLEVAMVDISDELLQKGMEKIRWSLGKFVEKRRIRQEDADAALSRIRTTTSYEEAAKDIDIAIEAVPENIELKKQVFAKLDSIAPPHAILASNTSTLSITEMGNATKRPEKVAGMHFFNPPQMMALVEVIKGEKTSQETIDTLVELAKKLGKTPVVVKKDVRGFIVNRVLGAVFNEAFWAYHRGEATKEGIDASVKYSGGFPMGWFELADFVGLDIAYEVGKILYEAYGERFKPCAEVIEPLVKEKKLGQKTGVGFYDWTKGRPRIPFNLMEEYDVERSWAVAVNEAAWLIHEGAATPADIDTGMKLGTYWPSGPCEYADRTGIDAIVNKLKALYAKYNMEMYKPCPLLEEYVSKGWLGKKTGRGFY, encoded by the coding sequence TTGGCTGAAAAATTGAAGAAAGCCGCTGTAATTGGCTCTGGAGCAATGGGACATGGAATAACACAGCTTTTGGCCATGAGCGGGCTCGAAGTGGCAATGGTGGACATTAGCGACGAACTATTGCAGAAGGGCATGGAGAAAATTAGGTGGAGCCTAGGAAAGTTCGTCGAAAAGAGGAGAATTAGGCAGGAGGACGCGGATGCAGCCCTTTCAAGAATAAGGACAACAACAAGTTATGAGGAGGCAGCCAAAGACATAGACATCGCCATAGAGGCAGTCCCAGAAAATATAGAGCTTAAAAAGCAGGTTTTCGCAAAACTTGACAGCATTGCGCCGCCACATGCAATTTTAGCATCTAATACCTCGACATTGAGTATAACGGAAATGGGGAACGCCACAAAACGCCCAGAAAAAGTGGCTGGGATGCACTTCTTCAATCCACCGCAAATGATGGCTCTAGTAGAGGTCATTAAAGGCGAAAAAACAAGTCAAGAGACGATAGACACCCTTGTGGAGCTAGCCAAAAAACTTGGAAAAACCCCTGTGGTTGTTAAAAAAGATGTGCGGGGCTTCATAGTCAACCGTGTTCTCGGAGCAGTTTTCAACGAGGCTTTCTGGGCTTACCACCGCGGTGAAGCAACAAAGGAGGGCATAGACGCCTCAGTCAAATATAGCGGCGGCTTCCCGATGGGGTGGTTTGAACTGGCAGACTTCGTTGGGCTTGACATAGCCTATGAAGTTGGAAAAATCCTTTACGAAGCCTATGGTGAGCGCTTTAAACCATGCGCAGAGGTCATAGAACCCCTCGTCAAAGAGAAGAAGCTTGGACAAAAAACAGGCGTTGGCTTCTACGACTGGACTAAGGGAAGACCAAGAATACCCTTCAACTTGATGGAAGAATACGATGTTGAAAGGTCTTGGGCTGTAGCTGTAAACGAGGCTGCATGGCTAATACACGAAGGCGCAGCAACACCAGCAGACATAGACACCGGAATGAAGCTTGGCACTTATTGGCCTTCTGGTCCATGCGAGTATGCAGATAGAACGGGCATAGACGCCATTGTCAACAAGTTGAAAGCGCTTTACGCCAAATACAACATGGAAATGTATAAGCCTTGCCCGCTGCTAGAAGAGTATGTTAGTAAGGGCTGGCTTGGTAAGAAAACTGGAAGGGGGTTCTACTAA
- a CDS encoding metallophosphoesterase, whose amino-acid sequence MITPLMPHPAALVKTRETRILVVSDLHIGWEIALSEKGIHVPTQMPKLLQKLKTLIGLYRPEKLLIIGDVKHTVATAEIGEWHDVPDFFTELKAHVREIQVIRGNHDGNLEPLLPEGIKTLPSSGTIIGDAGFFHGHRWPSPALLKCKSLVMGHVHPVVVFRDPAGYRITRQVWVKANCNKEQLAKILLEKNKIKIENNPQETLLKHYGVKPKTSQLFIMPSFNEYLGGKPLNEKDSDREGEKGEKIVGPILRTDAVNLENAEIYLLDGTFLGTLSQLKALA is encoded by the coding sequence ATGATAACGCCTTTAATGCCCCACCCCGCAGCCCTCGTTAAGACTAGGGAAACAAGAATTTTGGTTGTGTCGGATTTGCATATAGGATGGGAAATAGCCCTCTCAGAAAAGGGCATACATGTTCCAACCCAAATGCCAAAACTCCTGCAAAAGCTAAAAACTCTTATAGGTCTGTATAGACCGGAAAAACTCCTAATAATAGGTGATGTTAAACACACGGTGGCAACAGCAGAAATAGGCGAATGGCACGACGTCCCTGACTTCTTCACGGAACTGAAAGCGCACGTCCGAGAAATACAAGTAATCCGGGGAAACCACGACGGAAACCTTGAACCACTACTTCCAGAAGGCATAAAGACCCTTCCATCATCCGGAACCATCATAGGGGATGCAGGCTTTTTCCACGGCCACCGCTGGCCATCACCAGCACTTTTAAAGTGTAAAAGCCTTGTAATGGGGCATGTGCACCCAGTTGTGGTTTTCCGCGATCCCGCCGGATATAGGATAACAAGGCAGGTTTGGGTTAAGGCAAACTGCAACAAGGAACAGCTGGCAAAGATTTTGCTGGAAAAGAATAAAATAAAAATTGAGAATAACCCGCAAGAAACATTGCTTAAACATTATGGAGTTAAACCTAAAACATCGCAGCTTTTCATAATGCCATCCTTCAACGAATATTTAGGAGGAAAACCATTGAACGAGAAAGACTCTGACAGAGAAGGGGAAAAAGGCGAAAAAATCGTTGGACCAATATTGAGGACAGATGCCGTTAACTTGGAAAATGCGGAAATATACCTCCTAGACGGAACATTTCTTGGAACTTTAAGCCAGCTTAAAGCATTAGCATAG
- a CDS encoding acyl-CoA dehydrogenase family protein: MKFELTEEQIGIKNAVKEFCDKEFKPELALELDRKEEFPMELYKKAAKLGFTSMFFPQEYGGQGYGLLETCLVIEEMCRADSSLGVAISSGNFGSELILAYGTKEQKEKYLPPICRGDYISAAAFTEPNISGSDITRMETTATKYGNEWWINGTKTFITNATIADFIIVLTQTDTKVRPTYRGETLFVVDRGTPGLETTKLHNKMGIRCSVTGEVRFDNVKVTDWHIVGELNRGFYHSMEFFDKTRVGVAAQAVGMAQGAWEIAFKYSKQREAFGQPIIQHEAIGCTLAELATKIEAARLLTYKAAWLIDVGKMDPMATAMAKQYASRVAMEATDFAIQTLGGYGYLGEYRVERYHRDAKITEIYEGTSEIQKLTVLKYLLRKF, translated from the coding sequence ATGAAGTTTGAATTAACAGAGGAGCAGATTGGAATAAAAAACGCTGTTAAAGAGTTCTGCGATAAGGAGTTTAAACCAGAACTAGCCTTGGAACTAGACAGAAAAGAAGAATTTCCCATGGAACTTTACAAGAAAGCCGCCAAACTAGGCTTTACAAGCATGTTCTTCCCCCAAGAGTACGGCGGGCAAGGGTATGGGCTTCTGGAAACATGCCTTGTAATAGAGGAAATGTGCAGGGCGGATTCCTCGCTTGGTGTGGCAATTTCAAGCGGAAACTTTGGCAGCGAATTAATACTGGCTTATGGCACTAAGGAGCAGAAGGAGAAGTATCTTCCCCCAATTTGCAGAGGCGACTATATTTCCGCGGCAGCTTTCACAGAGCCAAACATCAGCGGAAGTGACATAACCCGTATGGAGACAACAGCCACAAAATATGGAAACGAGTGGTGGATTAATGGCACAAAAACCTTCATAACAAACGCCACAATAGCCGACTTCATAATTGTCTTAACTCAGACAGACACAAAGGTTAGACCAACATATCGCGGCGAAACCCTCTTTGTCGTCGATAGGGGAACGCCTGGGCTGGAAACAACAAAGCTTCATAACAAGATGGGAATACGGTGTTCCGTAACGGGCGAAGTGCGCTTTGACAATGTTAAGGTTACTGACTGGCATATTGTGGGCGAGCTTAACAGAGGCTTCTACCACTCCATGGAGTTCTTCGACAAAACAAGGGTTGGTGTGGCAGCCCAAGCCGTTGGCATGGCCCAAGGAGCATGGGAAATAGCCTTCAAATATTCAAAGCAGAGGGAAGCCTTCGGACAGCCCATAATACAGCATGAAGCCATAGGCTGTACGTTGGCGGAGTTAGCCACAAAAATAGAGGCTGCGAGGCTCCTAACCTACAAGGCTGCTTGGCTCATAGATGTTGGAAAAATGGACCCCATGGCGACGGCCATGGCAAAACAGTACGCAAGTCGCGTGGCAATGGAAGCTACGGACTTCGCCATCCAAACATTGGGCGGTTACGGCTATTTGGGCGAATACCGTGTTGAAAGATACCACAGAGACGCAAAAATAACCGAGATTTACGAAGGCACCAGCGAAATCCAAAAACTTACAGTGCTCAAGTATCTCCTAAGAAAGTTCTAA
- a CDS encoding electron transfer flavoprotein subunit alpha/FixB family protein, producing MTEIFVLAEHRQGQLRDITFEMLTKARELAEKTNAEPVAVILGKNVGEHAKNLAEHAKKVLLVEDEKLENFNSEAYQKVLSHLIKEHKPLLTITGHTSYGVELAPRLAVALNIPLATDCIELAFEGDAFTVTRQMYGGKVNVKAMLRKAESYMVTVRQAAFQAQKPPTPLNGQIVEVPSPLTEEITTKRFLEYVLPPPGGVDITAAEVLVGIGRGIKDQGNIPMVEELAKMLGGVLACSRPIVDKGWLPSDRQVGTSGKTVKPKLYIALGISGAFQHVLGMKNSDLIIAVNKDPKAPIFSFSDYGVVEDLFKVVPVLKNKISELKAQKA from the coding sequence ATGACTGAAATTTTTGTGTTAGCTGAGCATAGGCAAGGACAATTAAGAGATATAACCTTTGAAATGCTGACGAAAGCCAGAGAACTAGCTGAGAAAACAAACGCTGAGCCGGTGGCTGTTATTTTGGGCAAGAATGTTGGTGAACACGCCAAAAACTTGGCTGAGCATGCCAAAAAAGTTCTGCTTGTTGAGGATGAAAAGCTCGAAAACTTCAACTCCGAAGCCTACCAAAAGGTTCTTTCTCATCTAATCAAGGAGCATAAGCCCCTTCTGACAATTACTGGGCACACATCTTATGGTGTCGAACTTGCTCCTAGACTTGCGGTAGCCCTAAACATTCCGTTGGCGACGGACTGCATAGAACTAGCTTTTGAAGGCGACGCATTCACTGTTACGAGGCAGATGTATGGTGGGAAAGTAAATGTTAAGGCGATGCTCCGCAAGGCCGAAAGCTACATGGTCACGGTGCGCCAGGCAGCCTTCCAAGCTCAAAAACCGCCCACACCATTAAACGGGCAAATAGTTGAAGTTCCATCACCCCTAACAGAGGAAATAACCACTAAACGGTTCTTGGAATATGTTTTGCCACCGCCGGGAGGCGTTGACATAACAGCCGCAGAAGTGCTTGTCGGCATTGGAAGAGGCATTAAAGACCAGGGCAACATACCAATGGTGGAAGAGTTGGCGAAAATGCTGGGCGGAGTGCTGGCGTGTTCGCGTCCAATTGTTGATAAGGGTTGGCTTCCAAGCGACCGGCAGGTGGGAACTTCTGGAAAAACTGTTAAGCCAAAGCTCTACATAGCCCTAGGCATAAGCGGAGCCTTCCAACATGTCCTCGGAATGAAAAACTCTGATTTGATAATTGCTGTGAACAAAGACCCGAAGGCTCCGATATTCAGCTTTTCAGACTATGGCGTTGTTGAAGACTTGTTCAAGGTTGTGCCAGTGCTGAAAAACAAAATCAGCGAGTTAAAAGCTCAAAAAGCATAG
- a CDS encoding enoyl-CoA hydratase-related protein, producing MSKAYETLKIEREDSVLWIILNRPHRLNAFNDVLMEELADALDTADRDPSVRCVVITGEGDRSFSAGADVTMFPKATPVKAEEFSRLGQKVFSKIEEMSKPVIAAINGFALGGGLELALACDFRIAAEHAELGSPEVNLGLIPGWGGTQRLVRIVGLAKAKEMVMLGTRLKAEEALKIGLVHKVVHYEKLRDEVRDLAKKLSEGPPIALKYAKFAINFGTQVPLDAGLRIESALMGLTFSTEDLKEGVEAFMSRRKAEFKGK from the coding sequence ATGAGCAAAGCGTATGAAACCCTAAAAATTGAGAGGGAGGACAGCGTTCTGTGGATAATCCTAAACAGACCGCATAGGTTGAACGCCTTCAACGACGTTTTAATGGAGGAGCTTGCAGACGCCCTAGACACAGCTGACAGAGACCCATCCGTTAGATGCGTTGTGATAACCGGCGAAGGTGATAGGTCCTTCAGTGCTGGTGCAGACGTGACAATGTTTCCAAAGGCAACACCTGTTAAGGCTGAGGAGTTTTCTAGGCTGGGACAGAAGGTTTTCAGTAAAATTGAGGAAATGTCAAAGCCGGTTATAGCGGCAATTAATGGCTTTGCCTTAGGCGGAGGTTTAGAACTGGCGTTGGCCTGCGACTTTAGAATAGCCGCAGAACATGCAGAGCTGGGAAGCCCAGAAGTAAACTTAGGGCTTATTCCCGGATGGGGTGGAACCCAAAGGCTTGTGAGGATTGTTGGCTTGGCAAAGGCTAAGGAGATGGTTATGCTTGGAACAAGGCTTAAGGCTGAAGAAGCCCTAAAAATTGGCTTGGTTCACAAAGTTGTGCATTACGAGAAGCTTAGGGACGAGGTTCGCGATTTAGCCAAAAAACTAAGCGAGGGACCACCAATAGCGCTGAAGTATGCGAAATTCGCCATAAACTTTGGAACACAAGTGCCGCTGGATGCAGGCTTACGCATAGAATCAGCTCTTATGGGTCTAACCTTCTCAACAGAAGACTTGAAAGAGGGCGTAGAAGCCTTCATGTCGAGGCGGAAGGCCGAGTTTAAAGGAAAGTAA
- a CDS encoding Zn-ribbon domain-containing OB-fold protein — MAVMPSIKSREVKIVQDIPISKTLQFWEALKQGKILATKCRKCGKLYFPPAADCSNCLASDMEWVELSSEATIETFTHVVVRPTTFQQEKPYTVAIGKLKEGVRVLAWLTGFKLSEVKVGMKAKLVAKLTPEGRPTYEFTRPE; from the coding sequence ATGGCTGTTATGCCCTCCATAAAATCAAGAGAAGTAAAAATCGTACAGGATATTCCCATAAGCAAGACGCTTCAGTTTTGGGAAGCCCTTAAACAGGGGAAAATCCTAGCCACAAAATGCAGAAAATGTGGAAAACTGTATTTTCCACCGGCTGCTGATTGTTCAAACTGCTTGGCTTCAGACATGGAGTGGGTTGAACTCAGCAGTGAGGCTACAATAGAAACTTTCACCCACGTGGTTGTTAGACCAACAACCTTTCAGCAGGAAAAGCCCTACACAGTGGCCATCGGCAAGCTCAAAGAAGGCGTTAGGGTGCTCGCTTGGCTTACGGGTTTTAAACTTTCAGAGGTTAAAGTGGGAATGAAAGCCAAACTTGTGGCAAAGCTGACACCCGAAGGACGCCCGACATACGAGTTCACCCGACCAGAATAA
- a CDS encoding thiolase domain-containing protein, whose translation MRKVAIIGVGSSKFGVRNDVNVAELAFEAFKPSIEDAGITPKDIEFVAVGSTGAGAWYEELLPAVVSAEYCGLTGAGLLRCEAACASGSAAFATAYWAVASGQAEIAAALGVEKMREIDTPTMMEWIGRAGYYLWEFHNFGLTFPAYYALYATAHMARFGTTEEDLALVAVKNHKYASMNPIAHLQNRITVDDVLSSMVIAAPLKLFDCCPVSDGAASVILASEEKVKELKVDTPVWVAGIGYASGTANMSKRLDYVGLEASVAAAQKAYKMANVTPDQLDVAVVHDCFTIAEIMAYEDLGFCKKGEGAKLIREGQTEIGGKIPVNVDGGLKAKGHPIGTTGCSMIYELTKQLREEAVEKSRQAPMKNYIALAHNVGGTGHYCYVTILRR comes from the coding sequence ATGAGGAAAGTTGCAATCATTGGTGTTGGGAGCTCCAAGTTTGGAGTTAGAAACGATGTTAATGTGGCGGAACTTGCCTTTGAAGCTTTCAAGCCTTCAATTGAGGATGCTGGGATAACGCCAAAGGACATAGAGTTTGTAGCCGTTGGCTCAACAGGAGCTGGGGCATGGTATGAAGAGCTTCTCCCAGCCGTGGTTTCAGCCGAGTATTGTGGTTTAACCGGGGCTGGGCTTCTGCGCTGTGAAGCCGCATGTGCAAGTGGAAGCGCCGCCTTCGCTACAGCCTACTGGGCTGTGGCAAGTGGGCAAGCCGAAATTGCGGCGGCTTTGGGTGTTGAGAAAATGCGGGAGATTGATACTCCCACAATGATGGAGTGGATTGGTAGAGCTGGATACTACCTATGGGAGTTCCACAACTTCGGCTTGACTTTCCCGGCTTATTATGCTTTGTATGCAACCGCCCACATGGCAAGGTTCGGCACAACAGAAGAGGATTTGGCTTTAGTTGCTGTTAAAAACCACAAGTACGCTTCAATGAACCCGATAGCGCACCTCCAAAACAGAATAACAGTTGACGACGTGTTATCTTCCATGGTTATTGCCGCTCCACTAAAACTCTTCGACTGCTGCCCAGTTTCTGACGGTGCTGCCTCAGTAATCCTCGCCTCTGAAGAGAAGGTTAAGGAGCTTAAGGTTGACACGCCAGTTTGGGTTGCTGGTATAGGATATGCCTCTGGAACAGCTAACATGAGTAAGAGGCTTGACTATGTGGGATTGGAAGCCAGCGTGGCAGCAGCCCAAAAAGCCTACAAAATGGCGAATGTAACACCGGACCAGCTTGACGTTGCAGTGGTCCACGACTGCTTCACCATAGCTGAAATAATGGCATACGAAGATTTAGGCTTCTGCAAGAAGGGCGAAGGCGCCAAACTAATCAGAGAGGGACAAACTGAAATAGGCGGAAAAATCCCGGTGAATGTCGACGGCGGCTTAAAAGCCAAAGGTCACCCGATTGGCACAACCGGCTGCTCAATGATATACGAGTTGACAAAACAGCTGAGAGAAGAGGCTGTCGAAAAGAGCAGGCAAGCTCCAATGAAAAATTACATAGCCCTAGCCCACAATGTGGGCGGAACCGGACACTACTGTTACGTGACAATTTTAAGGAGATGA